One Apostichopus japonicus isolate 1M-3 chromosome 14, ASM3797524v1, whole genome shotgun sequence genomic window carries:
- the LOC139979697 gene encoding melatonin receptor type 1B-B-like translates to MANNLTSSWSSSVGHVTLPTNPDDGSGQFEPSPKEWEFKFDDERQRIILACIFCLIAFIGTFGNSLVVLAVLFSRKLRTTTNVFVVSLAAADLLTCMFLPFNVVSILSFEEWPIHDCICVIAAVVMYTCVGCSVYTLAAIALNRYTLITRSLHVYRRFFSTPKTIFMVAITWLLPLFYSLIPVMFGLGELGYDSKYSTCTHKTSHPLSDYYSIVQAVVIYPVPLAIITLCYASVFMYVRNHAKSITEGPDNSTSSHTSHSQKRRESALPNRSTSVISRRQIQITQNLFYVVCAFVICITPYCLSLIVPRSEPVIPWAGALILVNSCINPLIYGTKHPQFKRVMGSILTCRLHNIPEPAHFLRATQSRFTPR, encoded by the coding sequence ATGGCAAATAACTTGACATCATCATGGTCAAGTTCGGTGGGTCACGTGACTCTGCCAACCAACCCGGATGATGGCAGCGGTCAGTTTGAACCCTCACCGAAAGAATGGGAATTTAAATTCGACGATGAACGCCAGCGTATCATATTAGCTTGTATTTTTTGTCTCATTGCTTTCATCGGAACATTTGGAAATAGTCTCGTCGTTTTAGCCGTTTTGTTCAGTCGCAAGTTGCGTACAACGACGAATGTTTTCGTGGTGAGTTTAGCGGCGGCTGATTTGTTGACATGTATGTTTCTACCATTCAATGTCGTCTCTATACTGAGTTTCGAAGAATGGCCTATCCACGACTGTATCTGTGTGATAGCTGCTGTGGTGATGTACACATGTGTCGGATGCAGCGTCTACACGCTCGCTGCTATAGCGTTGAATCGATACACTCTTATAACCCGTAGTCTTCACGTCTACAGGCGTTTCTTTAGCACACCCAAGACCATCTTTATGGTAGCGATCACGTGGTTATTGCCTCTCTTCTACTCGCTGATTCCAGTAATGTTCGGTCTTGGTGAGCTAGGCTATGATTCTAAGTACAGCACATGTACACATAAAACGAGCCATCCACTTTCAGACTATTACAGCATCGTACAAGCGGTAGTGATTTACCCAGTTCCGCTCGCCATTATCACGTTATGTTACGCTAGTGTGTTCATGTATGTTCGGAACCACGCTAAAAGTATTACAGAAGGCCCCGATAACTCAACGTCGTCACATACCAGCCACAGTCAAAAACGGCGGGAAAGTGCTCTACCGAATCGTTCTACAAGTGTTATATCCAGACGACAGATTCAGATCACGCAGAATCTATTTTACGTAGTCTGCGCATTCGTTATTTGCATAACGCCTTATTGTCTCAGCCTGATCGTTCCACGCAGTGAACCAGTGATCCCGTGGGCGGGCGCATTAATCTTAGTGAACTCCTGTATCAATCCACTCATCTACGGAACAAAGCACCCACAGTTTAAGCGGGTCATGGGATCAATTTTGACATGCCGATTACATAACATTCCTGAGCCTGCGCACTTTTTACGCGCAACGCAGAGCAGATTTACACCAAGATAA